TCAACCACCTGACCTCCTTCTCTATTACGAGTCTGATGTGCTGAACATTGTCTCTGAGCCGGAACCTTTGAACTCGCGTCATTCAAAACTCACAGCGAAGGACTGGAAACACTCCCAAGCACACACTGCCTGAACTTTAAGATTCAGACGTTCTGTCACACTGGCACACTCCTCTCTGAAACACCAACTCCACTAgaaaaaaacctccacatggCACTAAACACAAGGTCCaacccttctctctctgctttcaatcCCCCTTCTGTTTCTACCTTCATtcgtgctctctctctctctctctctctctctctctcactcacacacacactcacacacacacacacacatatgcagagtTTTTGATTAGTTGTTAGATATATTTCTTTGCTAAAATCATAATAGAGGTAATGAGTTCAACGTGATGATTCTTGTCAGATGTTTTtctacaatgaaataaaataaataagttcTTGTTCTctcactctaacacacacacacacacacacacgcacgcacacacacacgtttttgtctcttttaaacTAAAGAGCTTCCCTGAttcttgtcaaatgtttttctatGCTGAAAAAAAGTTCAATTAAGCTTGAATTCATGTGACTGTCACTCTTGATTTTCACTGTCAATTGTTTCAAgaaacagtgacctttgactaTAAAAGCAACATAGTCAGGTGGTGTAACTGGTTCGTGGCAATTGGCGTAACcagtatttttcatgaaaatattataatatacGTAAAAATGAATGTGGAATATAAAGTAACCCTCTATTGCAGTGCAATaagatgtttttaaacattttttacataaCTTGTCAAAGATTATTTCGAACACAAAGGATGATTACAGTATATGTCCCActcaatgtatttaaaaaagcctAAAATTTTAATTTGGAGGTCATCCttataaaatctgttttcatgtgatattttaaaatcaggtaattatttttatggctgcatttatatgcattctAGGTGGATTGAACATTTAAAATTTATCGTTCTTTTTCGGTTACACCATCTGACATTTTCGGGCACGTTCCGTGtgatctttgtaaaaaaaaatggtacaaacatgatttcaaatgacatgaaaccaacatgaacacaaaatgtacattttgacagacctgatgaatgctttaaaacagaactttaaaaagtttttgaatTTCTCATCTTGCCAACCCTTATTTGTCACTGACCCATgatgcagtgatctgagagtccaggacactcacaaggacgatggacgagatttctctctggatactggagtaatgttgatgtgtttttactgcctccagctgttggtggtgtaaaaacatgtcgCTGTCGTTATCTGCCGCTATCTGagcgttttctgtcttttgacaacagaaatccatgttggtgtctgttgaCTTTCATGTGAACGTCGACAAAATGAGCGTCTGAAGACACATAAAAACGTCTCGACTGTGTCATGaaattgctgccactgtaaaataaacatttccagttgaggtcattcagtctgtgaaggagttttgagtctgaacgagctgcagtgacttttagtgttgttctttttatgcaatgcaggaatggacttcagggcccgactgaacctcctgacgtctgtcttcagaggacagatggaccatcACTGTGGAAGAGGAGGCGTCTGGACTGTCCTGCAGTACTGATGGTCCACCTCACgtaaatacaccaacactaAACGACTGCTTGGATTCAGGAATGaaccgtctcctgcagacatgcttgatttaaagcttggattttgtagacttggtcagctgtgttagtgttttctttgcttcttcttttaatgagcgtAGTTTGAAAAATAGACAGTAAGTGCACCCATaaagtccacctctctgtttacagggaactttcaaggtaaatttgttggatttatacagaaaaaatatggctaaactgaaaaatgaatgtcctgTTCGACGTATGGTTGATTACCttaatatatgatgaaatgatgtcttcagtgggtcATCACATACACATTCAGTCCATATGACTTCTCACTTTTTATGATTAAGACTAAACTAAGTACTCAGACTAAGACTAACCGGTCATataaactgagtttgttttccatccagaatagtttgtttccatttcagacCTTCTCGTGTCacatgctcttcatgctgctgcacctttaaaccctcctgttaaaacccctgatgataaaaacagctgatgcagcgagtgtgctgcctgggcgtctgaaacatctcatctttggaaactgtcttcatgttgctgctgcaaatcatccAAACCTTTCACACTTCAGGGCTTGAACCCAGGAGGCTCCAGCGTCACGCTGACAAATCCTGATTTGCTGTcagtaaaaatgcagtgaagtaactcattaactgattgttttcaagctcaaatttttcaattcatatttttattttcatggatTCCTGGAAGGAGTCGAAATGCATCCCACATTTGAATTTCCTGAATTtgtttgatgcagatttaatatcctgttcattttctgcatgttaggctcagaatttgaagcctcctctttaaatctgtaaatcggtgctccacatgtgtgtttggccttcagaagtgactgatgaaCGTCTCAAAGCCCGATGCCTCCAGCGTCAGTGCTGAAACACCGACTCCaaccctgcatgtgaatcagGAGTTTGCGTCTCGTCGGTGTACTTTGCGCTCAGTTTTGTTGCGTGTACGCTGTGAAGTGGAGTTTTGTTGCGCTCATCGATTAGCGAATGGCTCCttccaccttttgctttttgtgacgtGCTACAAGTTTCCCAGCAGAGCGACGTTCTCATTGAAATCCACTGAAAGCTGATCAGTTCACATGTAAATAAGGATTTAGTTTCATTGTTCTTTCAATCCATTTCGTCTCTGAATGGAAGGGAACACTTGTGCCTCATAAAGGCACAACATGGCGTGTGGCTCCAGCTGTAGCTCATTGGCTAACAGTTCAGCACCTTTGCAGCAGGTGCATTGTTGTACCTGGATATAAAGGTGCTTTTAATCACTCGGcgtgcagaaatgttctttcagaggtaacagacaagaaagagcaaagatgtctcatcatcctgagtcattaacacagaaatgaattccaatGGAAGACACGATGGCGCTAACATGCTTCCTTCCTGGCAACATGAGACAAAAGTCCAATCTGACGGctgcaagtgtgtttgatgagaacCCAAATCTCACAAACCTGTAAACTTCAATCACTTGTAGAGTCACAGTGGAGCAGCATTTTAGCCattatacacacaaaacacagcaggtgttggtttctgatgaaaatactcaaatctgaagagagagaagcacacagacGGTCTCAGCACTCgaagaggagagggtcttttccagctgttcattgttttgttcatctttggTTCATATCATGAAGTCCAGTGACTCCAtctgacgtctgcagctccGTTCCTTTCGCTGctaaacagcaaaaacaacccACAGAACGACTCTGACCCTGTCATATCTGATTACAATCATCATCAGAAGCAGCCAGAccagctgtctttgcagctgaagtgtccCGAAAAAAACGAAGCAGCTTCAAGCAGACCTGCAAGTTCGGGCTTGTAGAGTGTCTTAAGattactttcactttctgccttcggtgtgtcgcagtttgttttctcctctgaagctccagctgaaggtaaagtaactcgtttcaggtgttttttactcaagctgttgttagcttagcttcagcacaaacagcatcgatctgcagctctgtccatcgtttctccaaatTCCGAGCTTAACTGTAAGATCTGGACGAAGGAGGTGAAAGCAACTCCGTTAAAAtcatcggccatgttgtgtggatgtttgtgagtgtaaacgctggaataagagcagaagcagagcgagttgatcctcaatagttgatgtggagacagcaggaaggagcattcagagggttgtgaggagctgaaaccttttatttctcaattcaatctgtaactgtgtcactaaatgagctgtcagagctctgaactctcctccaacagcaacgagtgttgcttctttttctcactttgtgcttcaatgtgatcaagaatcaaataaAGATTCCTCcgttaatatgacctgagagggcttgattgagacaggcttttattttgaaaggatctctcagtggtggaaagaaactaaTTTACTCATGTACTGCAGTTCAGTACAGTCTAGAtgtacttgtattttgtttgattatttctactccataaatatttgacttttacttcattttgtgacttttcaaattaagactttaaatcaaaacaaatgatcagtttgTTTAACTTCCTCAAAGTcgataaaacagttaaaagttgCTCCACGTCGACCAACTCCAACATTAAAGTACTCGTTACCCATCAGTGatacaataatccagtaatcTAACTGTTCAAGGAGCCGTTCTGATGGACTTTGTTCTCACAGGTGAAATCTAATTTTTGTTGCTGCCACattagtttgtgtgaagtgaagcttcatttttgatctcagtttaatcatcacgctgcctctgtggactttggctcCTTATCAAGGTTCAATGTTCAGCTTTATTATCTTTATAACAGGATTgaccaatgaaatgcagttacagctcctccaagatttgacatgagaataaaacactgaaacagagcaaagtttcgaaaaatatcacaaaagaaataaaaacgaAAACTACAGgaagatacagtacatatatacatacacatatacacagataatcatgtactgtgtgcagtatgagtgtaatatacaagttatactgcaaaacctgagacagtgggaatgggggcagtgcaaaggtgatggtggttttgtgcaaaagaagaacaacaaaaattcaatgtaaaatccacgaatgcagtaaaatgtaaagaacAATTCTCAATGTGAAACCTGTCGAACGTGTCGAGCTGAGGTCCATCACAATCATCTGGAGACGCTTTGTCACAGTCGGTCCACTTTTACGTCACGACCACTTTGTTAATATCGAGGATCGTTCAGccgtaaagaaactttcagtcatgttgaatttactgaatattccacaaactgaagcttcctgtcagattcagtcagtgtgtgtcagtggatgtcaacggtcgtccaggcatcaagtgtgtgttcacttcactgcagcttcatggcgccatctagtggactgatagaagtacagcagctcggcctcacactgctgtctgactgcattcagctgacactgatatgaaagacgagataacagccaatcagaggaggagcagctgatatttggacaggagaaaccatgaaaggatgatttcagctgatgtgcacatgaatgatttgtgtttcctctccagatcaaagtgtgtgtgagctgacgtgagttcagcagcatgaatcggtgtgaggacagagaggagggagtccgtccctctaaaaccagtctgtgtggggacgatgacggccagaccgaagctcagaggtgagaccaggatctctgactgtccaggactcgtctccatgtcagagcactcgaatctcttcaccatcattattcacactcaaaactctgtgtgtgttgtgttgaaggccagaacagcaggacccaccagactctgctggacctggacctggacctggacctggacctagACCTGGACGTGAATCTGactctggacctggacccagctgtgtgtccttgaagagtgaacaGTCGATGGGTCGCCTCAATGACTTTAAAGtagatcgaccgtctgctgcaaagaggtaaactgttaataacattaaaatattacagattcttgtttgaactgctATTTATCCAgagttttttaaacctgtttgtttattttcatcatcgttcttcttctcattcgtttatatcctcacatgtggaagctgcccagtataaccagtcttcaactcttgactccagttgaacatttcctccacacacaccttctgactgatgactgcatgagtataaaacagtgacttgattgaggctaacagatgctaacgaaggctaaccctgattccactgagttcctccatcaaatcaacatgttgtggttttcagtcatgtgacaacacaaacacaaacatgtcagtgataacagctggactgagatcagctgctgtgaaacacagaatgaagcaacacagagagtctgaggaaacacacagtctgtgattgatgctgctgatggattcacgaagtcaagaacgacactgacggcgacatcatggcgcctcacatcaggctggagttgtgcctctgtgaagacgtatgatgcagagaagggtgttatgggtaactaaagactgcaggagctcagagaggagacaaagctcaaatatgtgttgtgtgtcaaacaagtggacaagaacaaatacatgttgtccaagaataaaagaaagagccagagcaacttctatgagcaacaactgcacctgtttccttcatgtagtccagagaagaacgttccagctttcatttgaaacacagctggatgtgaaatcaccctcagctttccttggtccagtattctctgcttctctctttgcttttctcatgtttcactcactttattgtgactcactgccaatttgtgctggacagttAGCATCCAGTTAGCAAAAGGAACTGGATTatcaaaggaccttcagctggtgtttgtctctgtgtggacggacatgatgtgagctaattcttcatgattcctccacagagtccaccagaaGAGCTCAGAGGTTCACAGTGGTCAGTCttcccagcagcatcaaactcacctggacgCCAtctttatggtctgtacatgtacaacagctgctttcacatctattctgttcacaataatctccacgctgcactttttagaccagtggacggtcagtctgtccaacatggatctgatgtttgcttccgtgatttcactttttgtcaTTCATAtaatcttctgttccagctgctggaggagaacattgtcacttttgtgaggaacgagctgaagaagatcaagatggttctgagtccagatgacccagaatgtttagagagtcagggggaggatgaggatgatgatgcagagcagaggaggagcagcagagaggcatttctgaagatcacgctgcacttcctgaggagaatgaaggaggaggagctggctgagcgtctgcagagcagtaagaggatttctcgaaaggtttaactgctggatcagttgaacattcactgatgtctcaacagatggaccaaaatatgttcagacaaggccattaaattctcatctgaactttatcaatcacttattgatttatttgttgtgtcttcattcagaacatctTGCCTCAGTGTGTCCCCGTCAACTGAAAGTTAACCTGAAGAAGAAGTTCCattgtgtgtttgaggggatcgctacAGCAGGAAAGCagaccctcctgaatcagatctacacagagcttttcatcacagagggagggactggacaggtcaatgatgaacatgaggtcagacagattgaaacagcatccaggaaaccacacggaccagaaaccacaatcagatgtgaagacatctttaaaccacctggacaagatgaaccaatcagaacagtgatgacaaagggagtggctggcattgggaagacggtcttaacacagaagttaactctggactgggctgaagacaaagcccaccaggacatacagttcatgtttccattcactttcagagagctgaatgtgctgagagagaaaaagttcagcttggtggaacttgttcatcacttctttcctgaaaccaaagaagcaggaatctgcaggtttgaagagttcagggttttgttcatccttgatggtctggatgagtgtcgacttcctctggacttccacaacgatgagatcctgactgatgctacaaagtccacctcagtggatgtgctgctgacaaacctcatcaggaggaaactgcttccCACTGCTCGtctctggataaccacacgacctgcagcagccaatcagatccctcctgagtgtgttgacatggtgacagaggtcagagggttcactgatgaacagaaggaggagtacttcaggaagaggttcagagacaaggagcaggccaacagaatcatctcccacatcaagacatcacgaagcctccacatcatgtgccacatcccggtcttctgctggatcactgctacagttctggaggatgtgatgaagaccagagaggaaggagatctgcccaagaccctgactcagatgtacatccacttcctggtggttcagtccaaagggaagaacatcaagtatgatggaggagctgagtcagattctcagtggactccagagagcaggaagatgattaagtctctgggaaaactggcttttgagcagctgcagaaaggaaacctgatcttctatgaatcagacctgacagagtgtggcatcgatatcagagcagcctcagtgtactcaggagtgttcacacagatcttcaaagaggagagaggactgtaccaggacaaggtgttctgcttcgtccatctgagtgttcaggagtttctggctgctcttcatgtccatctgaccttcatcaaatctcgagtcaatctgctgtcagaagaacaagcAAACTCCTGGTGGTCTAAAGTCTttagagacagacaacatgaaCTAAAACAGCTGcaccagagtgctgtggacaaggccttacaaagtccaaatggacacctggacttgttcctccgattcctcctgggtctttccatgaagaccaatcagactctcctacgaggcctgctgacacagacaggaagtggctcaaaaaccaatcaggtaacagtcaagtacatcaagaagaagattgaagagacaccttctgcagagcgaagcatcaatctgttccactgtctgaatgaactgaatgatcgttctctggtggatcagatccaacagtccttgagttcaggaagtctctccacagatgaactgtcccctgctcagtggtcagctctggtcttcatcttactgtcatcagacaaagatctggacgtgtttgacctgaagaaattctctgcttcagaggaggctcttctgaggctgctgccagtagtcaaagcctccaacaaaaTTC
The sequence above is a segment of the Chaetodon auriga isolate fChaAug3 chromosome 23, fChaAug3.hap1, whole genome shotgun sequence genome. Coding sequences within it:
- the LOC143315637 gene encoding protein NLRC3-like codes for the protein MVVPALCEGVKGLCQAWKENIVDTKQMNHICRIQQAIFLETVKNFIDPPDSAGPGPGPGPGPRPGRESDSGPGPSCVSLKSEQSMGRLNDFKVDRPSAAKRVHQKSSEVHSGQSSQQHQTHLDAIFMLLEENIVTFVRNELKKIKMVLSPDDPECLESQGEDEDDDAEQRRSSREAFLKITLHFLRRMKEEELAERLQSKHLASVCPRQLKVNLKKKFHCVFEGIATAGKQTLLNQIYTELFITEGGTGQVNDEHEVRQIETASRKPHGPETTIRCEDIFKPPGQDEPIRTVMTKGVAGIGKTVLTQKLTLDWAEDKAHQDIQFMFPFTFRELNVLREKKFSLVELVHHFFPETKEAGICRFEEFRVLFILDGLDECRLPLDFHNDEILTDATKSTSVDVLLTNLIRRKLLPTARLWITTRPAAANQIPPECVDMVTEVRGFTDEQKEEYFRKRFRDKEQANRIISHIKTSRSLHIMCHIPVFCWITATVLEDVMKTREEGDLPKTLTQMYIHFLVVQSKGKNIKYDGGAESDSQWTPESRKMIKSLGKLAFEQLQKGNLIFYESDLTECGIDIRAASVYSGVFTQIFKEERGLYQDKVFCFVHLSVQEFLAALHVHLTFIKSRVNLLSEEQANSWWSKVFRDRQHELKQLHQSAVDKALQSPNGHLDLFLRFLLGLSMKTNQTLLRGLLTQTGSGSKTNQVTVKYIKKKIEETPSAERSINLFHCLNELNDRSLVDQIQQSLSSGSLSTDELSPAQWSALVFILLSSDKDLDVFDLKKFSASEEALLRLLPVVKASNKILLSGCNLSERSCEVLSSVLRSQSSILRELDLSNNNLQDSGVKLLSAGLESPHCALETLRLSGCLITEEGCASLASALRSNPSHLRELDLSYNHPGDSGVKLLSAGLEDPHCRLDTLRMQPAGVRWLRPGLRKYSCELKLDTNTVNRRIKLSDNNRTMTYVMEDQSYPDHPDRFDRWPQLLCGTGLTGRCYWEVEWRGEVYVSVSYRRIRRKGNSDECLFGWNDQSWRLFCSDGNYSVCHKKRTMSISSSSSSSSSSSVSHRVGVYVDCPAGTLSFYRVSSDSLIHLHTFNTTFTEPLYPGFWFCSGSSVSLCPL